A stretch of DNA from Populus trichocarpa isolate Nisqually-1 unplaced genomic scaffold, P.trichocarpa_v4.1 scaffold_509, whole genome shotgun sequence:
AGACCGTGATAAGGTGTCGGATGTCTAGCTATCTTTACTAGGGCCAGCCTGGTGTTCATTTCATAGTACTGCTTATGTGATTCGAATTTCACATAtttctgttttcctttctcatgCTATGTATTTCTCTTTTGCTGGCTTCTTATGCTTTCCATTTTCAGTCTGGAGAGGAGCTCAGTTCCAAATTCATGCTTATGGTTTATCATTCTGCATTTATTGCGtgttttttaacttataaaagACCAAAACTGTATTTCAGTAACTCACAGTGCATTATTAGGGGGTCATGTAACCTTCTTATAAAAAGTTAACATAGGAGTCACTCATGCCGCGAAGTTAGCATTTTAGATTTTGTGGAGCCCCCCTCTTCTCGTTATTAATCTGGTTGGTAAACGTAGTTTCAAAGGTTAATATTGCCAACATTAGCACTATTTCATGTGCGGGTAGTTGATGCAACTTTTGCATATCAGGGAGTTGATGAGATGGACTGTAGCAGCAAATCAAATGATTCCAGACAGCTGCTTGATTGTAGACGTCCTAGTCCAGTCTCTGTTCTTGAACATTCTTTTTCAACTGAAAGTAGCAGCTCTTTGGACAGTATGGATAGTTGCAGCACAGAAGGTAAGGGCAGTGCATTTCTCAATCTTTAATTACatgtacttttattttttagtcgtTCAGAATTTCATAAGGGTACCAGTTGATGCCAACAAGGCTAAAATGATTGCAATATAATTTCAGGGAACAAGCATTGTTCATCCATTCAAACCCAGGAAGTTCTTAGTTTGAGCTCTACAAAGAGGGTTCATTTTGTAGATGCTGACATGGAGTTATCAGATTCTGCTTCTTCAACATCAACTGGAACGGTGGCTAGAAAACATTCAATCATGTTAGCTGTGACAGGCCTTGTGAGATCAAAAAAGTGGGAAGTACAATATGTGGAGAAGATACTATGCAATATCGAATCGATGTTTCAGGACTTGGCATTAGGTCGGGCTTCCGAGATCATAAACCCTCATCTCTTCCATCAgctggaaaggaaaaaaattatgcttgaaAGTGATGATGTTGATGCTAGGCTAGAGCGGAAAGTATTATTTGATTGTGCAAGCGAATGCTTGGATTTGAGATGCAGACGATATGTTGGTGGTGGATACAAAGCATGGGTGAAAGGGACAACAATGGTGAGAAGAAAGGAATGGCTAGCTGAAGATATGTACAAGGAGATCTCTGAATGGAGCAGGATGGGGGATTGTATGGTGGATGAACTTGTAGAAAAGGACATGAGCAGTCAGTATGGAAGGTGGCTGGACTTTGAAGTAGATGCATATGCACTTGGAGTGGAGTTTGAAAGccaaatatttaattcattggTTAATGAAGTTGTTGCTGATATCTTGCGGTTTTGATGCCAATAGCAGGGAGATAATATTCAGTGCAGAGAGATTGGGGAAATTGTATGGTGGCTGTGCTTGTGCTTCGTTAGAAGTGTACAAGGGAGATCCCCAAGTGTGTTTTTCTTGGGATGTTCATAAGATTCTTAATTATTTGCTTCATTTATTGGCTTGTGAATCGATGAGAGTGTTCATAACTTGTAGATCGAGGATTGGAGGAGCCAGCTTATGAATGTTCAGACTATAATACATAAAATGTGAACTCTGGTTCAACTGAGACCATCACTTGAGCTCCATTTTATAAAACCAATTCTCTTATTCCACTGATCAGTCTATGAAGTTTTTCTGCTACAAAACAAGTGCATGAACTTTCTAAAGTCTTCTAATTAAGCATCTAGTTTCgtattttatcaatgaaatGCGTATCTCAGGAAACGCTCGTTCTGTGGAGGTATAAAGCGGGTACTTGCTAATCCTTGAGAAAACTCAAGAGATGTTGAAGCATTTAtggataagaaaaaacaaaccagCTAACATGGCTTCATTGCAAACCAAATAATTCTTCATCTTTGCTTCAAAAGATTTGTTATGGACTTATACATGTAAGAGATGAAAATCCAATCAcattaattatcattaaattaattataatgaaaagtAAAGCATCCAAATGACATTAAAAAGTGTGAAACCATGTGGCCATCTCTGCCCTTCCTTTGCAACTTGCAGCCAGCATAATAGGTCATAAAACATTCCCCATGCCAATCTTCATGACACAGATGACCCAAATTCTCAGGGGACTGCCTCGCCATGGCCGTGATGTTAGTAACCAGCGTTTTGTACCTTGCAAACTCATAGATTATTAACCCACGCACTCTCAGGCTCCCTCAAATCAAGCACAAGCAAATATACAAGTTTCCTTCTCGAACCTATGTAATACTCGATTGTTTAGAGATCATGCACaatcatttttcttatcaaatactTTGAGAGCGAAGGTTAAAAACCCTTAGAACGTTTAATGCGTTGCTCCTTCTGATAACTGAAAATGATATGCAATAAATGGTAGGATTTAAATCTTCAATGCCTATAGAGCAGGATGGAAAGGACAGTCGATTATTATCCCAGACCAATGCCTTCCATTTGGTGGGATTCTAGTCGGACAGTGAACACACTCTAAAGTCTTTACTGTTGTGTTGGTGTTCACACCTGTTGTCTAATAaaggaataatgttttttttaaacaagttCGAGAAAGTAAAGCTTAAAAACAATCAACTTCAAGCTTTCTTTCGCATTTCATCTTATCTATCTACAAGGGTCACGGTTTAACTGCTACAAGATTGTGCAAGACATTTGAATTTTTACACTATTTATCAGTTGGACAACATGAACTACCACAAGTGTCGGTCTAGTGGTTGCTTGACAAAGCATGATGTGATAAAAGGTAAGTGGCGTAGAAAAGCTCATTCCAGGAGTCTGGAACACCGGGAAGACACCAATGGCTGCAATCTTGGATAATCCCAGGAATTCTTTGATGGACATTAGGTTTCCGGTAAACCGAAGGATGCCCATCTTTTCTGTACCCTGTCATTCTGGTAATGTTGAGGTAAAAAACTGGCGTCTTCATCTCTGATATAACAGATTCGAGAATCTTCATCATCAATGGATATGGTTTAAGTAGAGTGTCGTTTGTTACAGGCTGCCTCTCTTCATGACAATGCCCACCTGAATCCCATTTCCCTTTCCTGCCATgccacaaaaagaaaattcgATAAGCCTGATATGGAAAAATCAGAATTAGCAGTGTTACCATGTAAGATCACTTGATCAACTAATGTACAAGATTTGTGAAACCAAGGGTGGTAGCAGGAATAATTTGCAGTTGTATTTTCTTGTTTACCTGAAGTGAGAAGCTGAGTATCCACCGAAGAAGACCCTGGTATGGCTTCTGTTGATGTTAGAATCAACCCATTTTGCCCATGTCCATAAAGCTTTCTTATAAGCTTCATTTACTTCTAGCCTGTTATAGACTTTCCTGCCTTCTTGGAAGTAATTTTTGCtggaataaaaaatgacaagatattagcatattaattTTCAATGGTAAAGGTAATAAAATGTTGATTATTATGATGAATAtagagggtttagggttaggaatTTGCTTATAAATCATGCGAAATCTTGAAATTAATGGAGAGCTTACCCTCTGTATGTTTTCTGGTGCGTCCACCAGTGACCGGTGTTGAAGATGATTATATCAGCATCATGGTAATTGAAAGAAGGGGTTTGGATCATGTCAAGCCTGAGTCTTTCTCTTCGATTTCCACGCCTGTCTGAGCTTCGCCATTCTTGAACAAGGAATGGCGATTTTACAAAGTCTATTGAGCAATTATGATCCTGCATCATAGGAAGAGCACAGTCAGATGTTTAACTCTGCAACTTCAAAACTTCTTTCGACTTTCTACAGCATTTTATAGAAGTCGAAAAACACAGTAGGAGGGATTTGTGGTTTGATGATTGTAAGCCAGAGTAAAGAGTAGTGGTGAGGATAAGCCCATGGTTTTGCAGATGCAATATTGCAGGCTTTGCATCTTAAATTAACCCACCAGAACATGCAGATTTGGACACGGTTCCAATGAAGTGTGCTGACATTTCCAGTTATAATAAACACTTAGAGATAGATTTGCTTACTAGTAGATCCTGTAATGACCTGATTACCGTGTGCTAATGATAAACCCCATTATTCAGATGTGTTACCTTAATCACTAACAAAAGAGATTGTGCATAGAGGAGGTCTCTGGCAATCAGAAATGGATGAATTAATTACAGGAGCCATTGTGAGCAATGCATGGAGAACCTAACAGGACTGAAGGGACATGAATGATAGTAGTACAACCAACAGCAATTAACTGATAGAATTAACAAAACTAGATTTTCTTTAACTCACTACGAAGTTGAAAGAGTAGAAGCCTCTAGCCCTGAACTCTCGCCGACCCTCAATTTCAAAGATTCTGCTCTTATTCTCCACTGATTCTCTCAATGCACATACCAAAGATTGCCACATATTCCTATTCAACGAGTCCCCCACAAACACCATTCTCTTCCCTCTCAACATTCGCAACATCTGTCTCCCATCAAACCTGCACAATCCAACAAACCCACAATAATAACAGAGAAAGAATCCTCACATACAGAAAAGCACAACTCatgtgaaaattaaaagaaaccaagTGAATCTGTCTTTAGACCTTGGAATGTGGCATCCATGAGGTTTCCATCGATATCGAAGATAGTCCAAGTCAGGCCTTCCGTTATTGAAACAGTTGAAGGCATCATCTAAAAAAGGGCAAGACCCAGGTTGGTAAATAGGATCAGAATCATCAAGAACCCAATTCCCATTAAATATATCGCAAGAACTAAGGCCTGCAATAACatcatcaatttcttcttcttttcttggatTCATGCGAGTTCTCTCCATTGCAGTAACAGAAGAGAGTGTGCAGTTATCGGTTGAGTCAGAGACTAAACATGCTCTTGAAGATGTGATTGAAGAGAATGGAGAAATATAGTTTGCTGCAAAAAGAATGCTAGAAGCAAGAGAAGATGCAGTTAAAAAAGACGGCAATTGGTTGGTTAGTGATgtagaggagaagaagaataaCGAAAGAAGGAGAAGGGCAATGGCTAAACGGTGGGTTCTTGATCTTGGTAAAGGGAAAGATAGGGTTCTTGAGATGTTAATGGAAGTGGTGAAAAGGTTCTTGAAAGGTGCCATGGAAGTGTTAACGAGAAAGAGTTGAAGGGAGGGAGTCCCCGTCCGGTTTGTTTATATCATGGTTGATTTTAGTTGTTTCTGTGCATTTTTACCGATTGTGTGTAACAGAAAAAAGATTTGGCGGGAAGGGTAGTTTGTACTTTTTCTAAGGGGCTCGTTGGGGTTGCTCTTTATATCCAATTTTATGCTTTTTATGATTATATGAAAAgctcattcaaataaaattaatttaaaaagaaactaaaatacAACTATAAACAACTGCATTGTGGATTGTGCTCTATGATGTAATtgatagttattaaacttactcttttttttttttaattttttccctacagtattttatt
This window harbors:
- the LOC7471123 gene encoding protein trichome birefringence-like 4 — protein: MAPFKNLFTTSINISRTLSFPLPRSRTHRLAIALLLLSLFFFSSTSLTNQLPSFLTASSLASSILFAANYISPFSSITSSRACLVSDSTDNCTLSSVTAMERTRMNPRKEEEIDDVIAGLSSCDIFNGNWVLDDSDPIYQPGSCPFLDDAFNCFNNGRPDLDYLRYRWKPHGCHIPRFDGRQMLRMLRGKRMVFVGDSLNRNMWQSLVCALRESVENKSRIFEIEGRREFRARGFYSFNFVDHNCSIDFVKSPFLVQEWRSSDRRGNRRERLRLDMIQTPSFNYHDADIIIFNTGHWWTHQKTYRGKNYFQEGRKVYNRLEVNEAYKKALWTWAKWVDSNINRSHTRVFFGGYSASHFRKGKWDSGGHCHEERQPVTNDTLLKPYPLMMKILESVISEMKTPVFYLNITRMTGYRKDGHPSVYRKPNVHQRIPGIIQDCSHWCLPGVPDSWNELFYATYLLSHHALSSNH